GCGAGTCTTTCCCATTTTAGCATATTAATTAAAAAGTAGGTATGTATTAACGAAACTTACCTTATCTTTTTTCGTTTTATTCGGCATTGCACTCatgtgttctttctctcccctcttttacTCTCTTCGCTGGAGCCCTCTCCTGACAACTCTTGTCCGACTGAAGCGGTTTGCCTCTCCCCTAACATATGATAGGCTCGTATACTTGTGTCAGGTGACACCGCGTTCTTGCTGCAAGCCCTACTACGCTCTGGTTTATCCCCAGAGCTACAAAAATAGACTGTTATTAAAGATCAGTGTCTTTCTCCCTAAAGCGGGCAGGAATTAACACATGTAAATAACTAAAAACACAGATTGGCATATACAAAGAAGGTCCAAGCAAGTGAGCCAAACGTCAACATATCATTTGTAACTCACTGTCGACTCTCCATGACCGATAGATTTGGATTGTGTTCAACCGGTGTGTTCGTATTCCTACTAAATCTTTCTATGTGAATACATCAAGGTGCGTGATGTTCATTTAGCTGGGGTCGCTTCCGAAGAGACAGAAGTCAAGCACCACCCCGTGGCTAAAATAATACACGTCTGGAGACTATCAGACATACTATGAATACGTTTTTGCCTTGCTGTCCATGACATGGGAAGATTgtaatgcttttttttatgtcaatttTACTCCGCCCTTTTACCAGAGCCTAACACCTTCAGAAATATCAAATGTAATTATAAGCACAACAAAGTAATGACTATAGTCAGATAGTAACTCAGCATTTCACATTGCAACTTTGACAAAAGGTTTGTACTGGTTTTCACATAATGAATCACCAAAGACAGGCCAGGATGTTAAAGAGATTCACATGGCAAACTTTTATTTTGTGGGTCCCACCATCTCAAGTTACAGTATCAATTTGATATGTACAATACAGTTCACAGAAAAGCAAAACtggaatgtaaataaataataataaaaaaaagcatacacaacttaatacaaaaaaaggtaGGAATTAGAAAGGAATGTCAATGATAGGCTATGGTCACGCCAATGCCAGGGGAATTGTAATTaatgtggtgtggggggggcaaACTAACATGTAGCTGGGACTAGGGACAGACATTCCAGGAATCATTTGAACATCAAATCCTATAACCATTTACAGCACTTAAGCCAAGGTTTACTCTGCACACAAAATAGACTGTGGCTTTAATCGACCTCCTCCATTCTGGATGTGTCGTCTTCACCCTCCAAGGGTGGCATATCCTCAACGGGAGCAGCAATGGTTTCTTCTGTTGATAGGTCATCCTCATCAATGCCTGCAGGGAGAAGAAGATCACAGGGGTCAGGCTACTCACACAGGGACCTCATATCTAATCTAAGAGACCTCCTCAGCCTAGGGGGACAGTCCAAAGCTATGTCTGCTTAGGAACAGaactgaaaataaaagtaaTCATGGGAGGGAAAAAAGCTGAAAATGAAGTGGCTTGACAAATGACAGTGTTTCGGCTACTTTACTGTAAAAGCAGGAAATAAAGCTGATGTAACTTAGTGGTTTGATCCGTTTTGGCTGGAAAATTAGGGTGATAAACGAGGTCCTTAGGTCTCACCTAAGCCGAGTTTGATCATCCTGTAGATGCGATTtgagtgtgtctgggggtcATCCAGGGTGAACCCAGAGGACAGCAATGCAGTCTCAAACAGCAGGATCACCAGGTCCTTCACCGACTTGTCGTTCTTGTCGGCCTCTGCCTTCTGCCTCAGAGTCTCGACGATGGGGTGGTCGGGGTTGATCTCTAGGTGCTTCTTGGCAGCCATGTAGCCCATGGTGGAGTTGTCTCTCAAAGCCTGGGCCTTCATGATCCTCTCCATGTTGGCCGTCCAGCCGTACGTGCTGGTCACAATGCAGCAGGGAGACGACACCAAACGGTTGGACACCGTTACCTGGAGGCACAGAGGATGGAGAAAACGGCATTATTTCCAATGATTCTTCAAGTGAACAGCTCAGAACCTAGTAACCTATTATGTCTATGTCCTGGGAAAGGAGTGGAATTCCAACCTtaactgtgtgcatgcatttcctGCATTGCACGTGCACACCATGGAGGTGGGATGAACACAATAACTACGAGGTATCCTGAGAAAATCTCACCTTTTCCACCTTCTTCTCCAGGATGTCCTTCATGATCTTGCACAGGTTCTCAAACTGAGACTTCTTCTCCTCCTGATTCTTcttctcatcctcatcctcggGCAGCTCCAGGCCCTCCTTGGTCACAGACACGAGGTTCTTGCCATCAAACTCCTTCAGCTGCTGGACACAGTACTCATCAATGGGCTCAATCATGTAGATCACCTCCAGGCCGGCTTTGCGGAGGCGCTCCACGAAGGCCGAGTTGGCCACCTGGTCCTTGGTCTCACCTTAAACAAAATTGAAGTGTGACTTAAGGAGTCCATTGACAACACTAAGATATATTGCTTTTCTTCAAGCATTGTTGAGCAATTACAAACAATGGTGAAGGCCTTTAAAGTTGTCGACCAGCTATAATGAGTAAGTTGTAAGTGTGCTAGTTCATAAACCTGAAATGAAGCTATAGCATATTATGTGATGGGCGTTTCCCTCACCAGTAATGTAGTATATGTGTTTCTGGGTGTCCTTCATGCGTGTGACATAGTCTTTAAGGGACACCATCTCGTCCCCGGTGGACGAGGTGTAGTATCGCAGCATTTCGGACAACTTCTTGCGATTCTGGGAGTCTTCATGGATGCCAAGCTGCAGAGCAACacccacagagaaaaaaaatgtcatgtcagtaagaattattgaaagaaaaactGAACAGAAGGGATATCTGCTaatcccctctcttcctcttaatCCACTCAGTGAGTATCACAGGGGTggagatgggaggggaggggaagaaatTTCTCAGGTCAGTGCTAATCTACTTGGCTCAGGTTTAGGGGGAGGCATGCTGCGAAGGAGGATCAGACAggtggcagacgctagcaggtTAGCAGGGCAGGGCCCAGGAAGCTAAGCATAGCCTGCTAAGGTTTCAGGTCTCCTCTGAGGGTCAGATGGAACAATAGGGTTTCCCCCACCCTGCTGTCAGGCTTAAAGGACGTTTCACGCCACTAGCTGACTGGATTTGGAAGTTCCACTATGACACACCACACCGTTCTCAAAGACTGGAGAGATTTAGCTGACTGCCGGCCAGATGCACTGGATAGTCATACTGAGAACAGATTGGGCGAGGGATAGGCAAAGTACCTTGATGTTCTTGGAGAAGTGCTCGTAGAACTTCTTGTAGTTGTCCTTGTCCTCGGCCAGTTCGGTGAAGAGCTCCATGCACTTCTTGACCAGGTTCTTGCGGATGACCTTCAGGATCTTGCTCTGCTGCAGCATCTCTCTGGAGATGTTCAGGGGCAAATCCTCAGAGTCCACCACACCACGCATGAAGTCTGGTGGAAAACAAGGATTTCACtgacacataaatatacagaaTCTCAACCAAAGCTGAGTCGATTAATACTCcggaaatatatttttttattatgttaTAGCACGTTTATGTTTTTACACCAAAAATGGGATCTGAATTGTTACTAATGATATGTAGTTACCAGTGCGATTACCATTTGCTAATACTACAGCTAGATGCATTCAGAAGTCAGTAGCCAGAGAGGCTCAGTGGTTGCACTTACTGAGGTACTCAGGGATGAGATCGTCGCAGTTGTCCATGATGAAGACTCTGCGCACGTAGAGCTTgatgttgttcttcttcttcttgttctcaaAGAGGTCAAAGGGGGCACGACGGGGCACGAAGAGGAGGGCACGGAACTCCAGCTGCCCTTCCACTGAGAAGTGCTGTGAAGACAAACCATTACAGTGCCCAGTTCAGTACAATAATCTGCCGCACGACCACTCTTCTTATTGTCCAAAATTTTCATGTGACAAAATCATAAAAACTAAGCTAAAAGCGAAATAAATGTTTACATTCTATGTATAAACCGTATATATTCtactacaacacacaaacgTGTATAACTGACCGGTAGGTGTGTCTCACCTTGATTGCCAGGTGGTCCTCCCAGTCGTTCGTGAGGCTCTTGTAGAACTCCCCATACTCCTCGTTGGTGATGTCATCAGGGTTCCGAGTCCAGAGAGGCTTGGTCTTGTTCAGCTCCTCCTGATCGATGTACTTCTCCttgatcttcttcttcttcttcttctttttctccccacACTTGTCATGGTCATGGTCATGGTCCTCGTCCTCGTCTGAACCCACGTCCTCAATCTCTGGCTTGTCCTCGCTCTTCTGTTCAtcctctccgtctttctccttcactttgtctttctctttctccttctcctcctcctcctctgcttcgTCGTCACTCACTTCCTTATCACGTTCCTTCTCCACCTGAAGGGCATTATGGGAAGAAGCTGCAACACTTACCATCTGTGTATTATatttcctaaatttccttcgggatcaataaagtatctatctatctatctatcta
Above is a genomic segment from Clupea harengus chromosome 15, Ch_v2.0.2, whole genome shotgun sequence containing:
- the hsp90aa1.2 gene encoding heat shock protein 90, alpha (cytosolic), class A member 1, tandem duplicate 2; amino-acid sequence: MPEPHDQNMEEEAETFAFQAEIAQLMSLIINTFYSNKEIFLRELISNSSDALDKIRYESLTDPTKLDSGKDLKIDVIPNKAERTITLIDTGIGMTKADLINNLGTIAKSGTKAFMEALQAGADISMIGQFGVGFYSAYLVAEKVTVITKHNDDEQYIWESSAGGSFTVKVDASEPTMRGTKVILHLKEDMMEYVEEKRVKEIVKKHSQFIGYPITLYVEKERDKEVSDDEAEEEEEKEKEKDKVKEKDGEDEQKSEDKPEIEDVGSDEDEDHDHDHDKCGEKKKKKKKKIKEKYIDQEELNKTKPLWTRNPDDITNEEYGEFYKSLTNDWEDHLAIKHFSVEGQLEFRALLFVPRRAPFDLFENKKKKNNIKLYVRRVFIMDNCDDLIPEYLNFMRGVVDSEDLPLNISREMLQQSKILKVIRKNLVKKCMELFTELAEDKDNYKKFYEHFSKNIKLGIHEDSQNRKKLSEMLRYYTSSTGDEMVSLKDYVTRMKDTQKHIYYITGETKDQVANSAFVERLRKAGLEVIYMIEPIDEYCVQQLKEFDGKNLVSVTKEGLELPEDEDEKKNQEEKKSQFENLCKIMKDILEKKVEKVTVSNRLVSSPCCIVTSTYGWTANMERIMKAQALRDNSTMGYMAAKKHLEINPDHPIVETLRQKAEADKNDKSVKDLVILLFETALLSSGFTLDDPQTHSNRIYRMIKLGLGIDEDDLSTEETIAAPVEDMPPLEGEDDTSRMEEVD